In Metopolophium dirhodum isolate CAU chromosome 9, ASM1992520v1, whole genome shotgun sequence, the genomic window TCGGCCATTGTGATGTGGATATCCGTCTAAACGTCTGTGACACGAACTAAAAAGTAAGAATTAAGATAGTAAGATATCGTGGTCCGTGGTAAATGGTAAATATGTATAAGAAATTTGTGAAACGACTTCACAGTGTCACCAACGGCACTGAGCGTGGGTTGAGTAATAAATTGACGTTCGTGTTGAGTAATAAATGGTAAGTCTTTGGaactaacatttttagtttatctTATTATCACTAAATTTGttgattgataataaaatatataaaccacaattcacaataatagatattttaccttttttatatcctgtatatctataataatcgTGATGCATGAACTAtgaattataaagtaataaacttGCTGAGTACTGGATAGTGGATATTGAATAACAATTCtacaacagtaaaaatatttattaaacaataacttACTAACAAATTtgtgaaattatttattgttccgTAGAAGTAGTTTAATATTTGCGCTACCGTGGGAATATTTTTCGACGGTGTCATTACTCATTTGCTGAAGCCaatattcaaaacaaaacaTGTTTAAACCTCACCAGTTGGAAGTAGAAAGTTGGAAAGGCGATTGGGGTTTGCCATCAATCGATTATAAATGCCTCGAAGTTTTGgtacattgataatattttttcagtaatatcgatttaatatagtacataaaaaacactataatagaatacattttgttttaggctTTTGCTAGGTTTACAAATGCGCCAATTAATATATACCATTCGAACAATCCGTATAGGTCCGTTACTGGGCATTTGCCTGTTGTTAGTTATAATAAGCGATTATTAATGGATCGAGACAGTCTAATTGATTGTCTTGAGAAGCAGGTAAATTAATGCATAATAAACCGAACTCAACTTACTCTTctaaaattgttttgtgttaTGTTTTTCTAGAATCTCACACCAGATTTTGGCTTGACTAGTCTTCAATTGGCTGAGGAACATGCAGCTATTAGTATGATTGATGCTCAACTTGAACCAGCATTATTGTTTGCTtggtaatcaaatttaaaaaaaaaaacaattcaaaattatgtttctgtcttattatgttaattaatttgataatatattattaattatttttgtacaggTGGATGGATGAGAGTAACTGCCTTAATTTTACCAAACCATGGTATAGGAATGCTTTAAAATTTCCATTTAATTGGTATTATCCAAATGCATATGAAAGAGAAGCCAAGCACAAAATCTATACTTTGTACAATCATCTAGATTCTGACAATGATATAATGATGGAggtaaattagttaaaattcagttttaataataatttattaatactaaattatgttaTTCATTAGATTTACGCAGAGGCCATTAAGTGTATGAATGTGTTGGAAAGTCGTTTGGGCAACAATTTCTATTTCTTTGGGTCACATCCTACATTATTAGATGCCGTTGCTTACAGCTATCTGGGGCCACTATTAAAAGCACCTCTAACTGACAACAGATTGCAATCACATTTGAAGACGTGTAAACATTTGTGCATTTGGATAGACAGGATAACGAGAGAATACTTCAAAATAGATTGGCAAGCGCacaaatgcaatgaaaaaaaGAAACTAGAAGAGACCAAGCAGCAAATGAATGTCACACCTTGGTATAAGAGAGACgagacaaaaaatgttttaattggaATTGTCACAGTCATTACAATGGttgtatattcatttaaaattggtCTCATTAgtgtaagttataataaatatactataactataagattaacagattttataatttgagtTCACATTTTGTAGGTAAGCGATACAAGTGATGAGGAAGATGAAGATTGATTAATCgtaaagttttttaattagtcatatttttaatattattttttatgttcctGAATTTATTAGACATTAAATAAATGGATCAaattactttgttttttttaactaaattacattaatattgaatttacatctaaattatcttttatgacacaataaaacatttatttggtgGTTACAAACTGATATTGGACATCATAAATTCCAACAGGCTGGTTCTGTCTTTCATCATAATCAACCCATTCTTTTTCTTCTAAATTTACATCTTCGAATTTAGTGTTTGTTTCAATTCCACAACACTTAAACCCATTTCTAGGAGAAAAGTCAATGATTGATATACCACGACAATCAAATGTgacaatacttttaaatttatttgagtCTTCTATTGTATACTTTGAAATAGTGTCTGGtaaaatatctgaaaataaaataattatagctggtttaataattaacgtttctatattatgtaagtgtCTGAAAATTTACCTAATGAACTGTCTCTTGAACACATTTTGCATTTGGTAACTAAATTTGCTTGACCTCTACTTCCTTTCATTGGAACTGTTATctaaaacttttttcaattaaataatcggctaaattaattataactaaaaatactaaCATCTTGAGATAAGTATATCCATTTGTCAGATTCTTCACCACAATTTGTACATCGAAActgtaacgtttttttttaaaaaagatcaatagttttattgttttaatttgaattcaaattaaaagtaAAGTATTTTGAACAATGATTTACTTTAAAGacattaatataaaactaaattaaatttcaatttttaattaaaaaaatcttttattatACCTTTAAATACCATCGAAAGTCTTCGCCGTCAGGTGTTAGTTCGGTCACATTTTCTAAATTTGCTTTAATTTGTAATGCGATTTTCTGTAAATTAAAGAACAAAAATCACtagatatataaaatttatagttttcaaaatattaaaaattaattctgaGTTGCTGTTAATGAATACTGTGTAGCAGTGACGCTATTTAGGGGGAGGGGGTGGCAATGTGGTCATTTACCCttgtctgattttaaaaacaGCCCAATTgtctttgatatttttaaaaagtatttaattgcGTAGGTACTAAGAAgttattgtcacaatgataaattggtaattactaattattaattaacagttagaatatatttatatttagtcgCACGTGAGGACGTGCATGAAAGTTTTTAGGTATGTGTGTATTTTAAGAAGGAaaaggaacataatatattaatacgtgCTTGGGAGTAGTTGTTTTTTAAGTTACCTATTTGAGCTGGTACGTCAGAAAAGTTGTCCCActctattaaaaactgaaatgacactTCCGCTGTGAAGTGCCCCTCTACTAATTCGTAATttgtttgtacataatataaataatataatacttgtatCAAATTTGGTTATGAATGttatatcaaaatcaaatagacagattttgaataataaaaaaaattatgtagtttAAATATAGTACTTACAACCATTATGCTTTGGATATTGACTGATAAttgatgattataaaaatatataaaaaaaattataaactaggtGGTGAGTTAAATTATTTGAGGATGACAGAAAATGGAAATACAGATTTAAggatttaatattgaataaattagaatttagaataaatattattaattattatctaccaAACTGAATGAAAATGATAAGGATACCAAACGCCAGATAAGAAAAACGTATCGAAAAAAACGcatgattaaatttaatggCAACGGCCAAAGGGGGTAGAcggaaaatgtgtttattaattatttattatttattattattcatggtaataaattacaatttatcatAGACCTTATACCTTGAATATAAGGTTTATGCAGTATGcactttatgtataataattaatttataaaattactttggtacaataatatataattataaatacatctaATGTCATAAAGAACTCATCTTCAGGTACCCATGTAAGCTATgtaattattctaaataaataatttgaatgaaggtacatttttttagctacttattaaatagtatttaaaaaataccaactgaatgaataaaaagtataaaataaacaatagttataatatttcctatttaattaaaataataattaatatagattgaaattatttcaaaattcatGCGACCTCAACTGTTACCCATAATCATATTTTGATTGTGTGCTTTTTCTTGGCTTGTAACTCGATATAAGATAAAATACTCGATACATTCTCTACATCGTGACatatctttaatcgtgcttGTGCTTATGGGCATATTAAagatatatctttattatctatgcggCTGCCCGAGTTTGTCTCCTGCTTCGAGCTTtgattaaatacacaaaattGTCGatgtttctataataatattaatatttgatacgtttattttattataggtgtGTGTCGTATGACTATTGACTAGTATTCCACATTTCATTGATACATGTCGAGATTTAGATGAATTCAatgatctaaaattaataattaatctataattaatattggtcatattatatttattcagatCGGATGGTTATTGTCACTGTTACTAGTTACCACGGTTGTAGATATATGTGTATAGACGGTTTAAACGGTTTAAACCGTGGATGGTCCgatggttatcacttatcacctGTAGCTCTCTATCAACTGGGCGTGTTAATTTTATTGACTTGTGAGTTgtgtttactatttactataaacataattcaattattttgaacaGTTAACATTTAACAATGAACACCATCAATTGAGTTTGCATTCCAAGTTCGGGTGgatgtatattttactttaaacttTTCATAAAACGGTTTggacttttaatattaatttttctattcaaTGTGACCATctgatgtttaataaaaaacacaactcctacaatttaatattttatgtagatttTCTCGGTTAAcagtttatttgtttgttttatcgtttttttgtacactatatacattattcattgattcCACTGATACCGTCAAAATGTACGCCCGAAGTAAAACTCCCAGTATGGGAACTCCGTCCGTGTACTCGATACACGCTAGTCATTTGACTCTCCGATCTTCTAACCTACGGTCAACGCGTTCCATGAAATCTTTACGTGTGCCATGGTACCAACGTCCTATATTGAAAGATGCTTACTTCCTTGATACACAGAGAGGTGCACTTGTCATTGCCTTCTATTCTCTGGTAAGCATTCAGTCATTCGGACAGAATCATTTGTACattggttttgtttttatttttaatttatatttataattaattttaatatggttTTAATGTCCACTAGTTTCTAAGCATTTTTACATTGGTGACGTCTGCGTTTGATACATATTGTTTGGCAATGGCTGCTCCTGGATCTACACATTATGGTTACTATGTTATGAGCTATCAGTTTGTATATGTTGGAAGCTCTTGgggtgaatataaataatattatgttttgtgttcaacaatttgtttaattacctaattcttttatgaatattttttaaattacagtcAGAAATTTATTGGTCTTGTTCTCATTGTTTTCATTTGTTGTGGCAGCTGTTATTTTTGTGACAAGTTTGATTTTAATATCTGCATTACGCaaggtaaaataattgttattttcataactaatgtaataattataataataatttctacaaCTTTCAGGAGCATGAGAAACGGATTGTGCCTTGGTTATTTTCGTTTGCTGCATTTACAGTATTTCGATTTATTGCTTGGTTGTTTTCTTCAATAGCCAATGATCCCATATTTGGATATAATTTCTCCATGATTTTGCTGGGTGCATTGTTCAGTGTCATCAATGTATACGGTTGGATACTAGTATATTCTTTGTATTTGGAACTGTTTGATTTGACTAAGCTTGAAGATTTAGCACATTTGAGAGTATGTGTTTTATCATTTGTCCTTATGTAGAcatttactaattaattattttattttagattggaACTATGGCCTCGCTGAATGCATCTACAACACATTCTTTAGCTGGATCTCGTCCTACTACTCCTCATAGTACTGTTTCCACTGTTCCAGTATAACacgatacaatattttattggcaAATCAGACAGGgaaatgtagtatttattatttttatttttaaactacagtATAGTCACTAATCTAGACTTGATACAGATCTGGTCATCCGGACTAGTGAGGTCTGGATTAGCAAgactactgtattataatatgtattattatttagacttATGACAATGCGCTTGACACAATGTAATCTTATCCGTCCATTTTGTGTTCAAATGTTTTATGTTGACAATTaatcagtattttattttattcataagtatcgtatttcatttttatacttgaatacgttttatatcattatttttaacatggGTTAAATACATTGTAACTACATTGACTACTCTAATGCCGAGTTTACacagtacaatattaaataaaacaaaaacttaattttCTCATTACAAATATGGaaatctaattttaattataacatagcAGTTAACAATGTTTCCATCCTTtcagataatttattttgtttacatatttCTTGAACTTATACTAAACATTAACActgtaataatgttaatatcaaaaacaaatttttttcggaaaattTTGTATCAAAATTGATACAATTATTCCTTATAATAAGACCACCCCTTccaagaaaacattttttgttcataTTCACTGAAACACAATCactgttttgttttatactttatatttttatctttgttTCCCGGCTTAACATATCAATTGACaacgtttatattatagattggACTATACATCCAAATTTATTAGTGATGAAACTTTTATGTTATCCATATAAAAGAGAGACTAATTGAATGAATAAAACtgaatagtattttctatatgtatctatactctatagtttATAGTATGCTTAACCAATagtattaataactttttaagaaCAAAAGTttcttcatttttatatatttatttttattgcacatataattttagttaagttaatattttttacaaattttatagTGATATTTTATCAGTTACGAGTCACAgatagttaacatttttttgaattttagttttaatttgaatgcaagccaaattattttttacaatataataatttacttaattaacTGGTAGTAgcattaattatattagataaaatGATACATATAAactgtaaatttgttttgtgaatctccacttatttttatacattttattaaaactttgtaATAATAGAgagaatattatagttttatcataaattaaatcaaattattatatttttacattatttttttgtgtttaagtaaaaaaccataaatttattattaacatggtttaataaattaatagttataacatttgtattgtttatatttctttattgtttattatgtgcCTATGTTAATTTAGCTATTTAGGTATTAAGGGGGTTGCAGTCGGTTTTGTCAAAAGTCAAACCTAATGTAGATTTGACCAatctaaacattaattttgtttgttataatgtttttcaatatatttgaattccgtatcataaaataaaccttAAGGGGCTGGAGAGGGCTCCAgacaatgaaaaaaattgacttttagaccaataagctaaACAAAACTGGCAGAATTTGGttggtttgacagattttaattttgaaaacggattatgattgatcaacaagtttactagggaatgatcgaggcgattttgaatattccaattattgttagtgtcataatgaaaaatattttttaatttttttttttaccatatatTTGAGTATATTACACAATCTGTAATAGTAGTTACGATAAGCATATGAGCTGGATTATACAGTTGACTTTGAAAATGTGAGGATAGTAGCTACCCAGCAGTAACACTCGACgtgaaatttgaataatataaatacaaaaatatcatattttttcgatatttttattcttggatatcacagctgaaaaaaaaaatattcaaaatcgcctcgatcattccctagtaaacttgttgatcaataatccgttttcaaaattaaaatctttcaAATCAAATTCTtccagttttgtctagcttattgGTGTAAAAGTTTTTTCTCATCGACTGCAGCCCCCTTAACTATTATATTCTaacatttattatcaaatacaattattgagtACAAAATTATTCtgaaacttataacttataattcagACTTATTATACTGGTATTTCGTACGTGGAAAAAAACGCTAGAAAATCGGGggactatactatatatttttgtaaatagacAGTTCCCCGgatattttttatgtagtaGTAAATCATGCCTCCCATAAATATATGGGAggcatgatatttttaaaaaataacaaagcatgaaaatgttgattaatTACCTATGTGTTTATCGggcattattattcattgtgaAATTGTGTTTTCTTCAATAATTGGGAAAATACTATTGGGTTATGAACATtgacatatacctatatatgtatatatattatattataacagtataaacatttttattgaatcaatTATACTCTTTatgatacaataaaaattacttttatattaataatagtaaaatgacCAAGGCAAATGTCCATCTACACCGAAAATAGCCACGGGGAAATAgtcgtacattattatatgatgtacCCAAtctcttttatttaatttgttaggacatttttattttgcctATA contains:
- the LOC132951844 gene encoding metaxin-1, translating into MFKPHQLEVESWKGDWGLPSIDYKCLEVLAFARFTNAPINIYHSNNPYRSVTGHLPVVSYNKRLLMDRDSLIDCLEKQNLTPDFGLTSLQLAEEHAAISMIDAQLEPALLFAWWMDESNCLNFTKPWYRNALKFPFNWYYPNAYEREAKHKIYTLYNHLDSDNDIMMEIYAEAIKCMNVLESRLGNNFYFFGSHPTLLDAVAYSYLGPLLKAPLTDNRLQSHLKTCKHLCIWIDRITREYFKIDWQAHKCNEKKKLEETKQQMNVTPWYKRDETKNVLIGIVTVITMVVYSFKIGLISVSDTSDEEDED
- the LOC132951846 gene encoding CXXC motif containing zinc binding protein, whose product is MVKIALQIKANLENVTELTPDGEDFRWYLKFRCTNCGEESDKWIYLSQDITVPMKGSRGQANLVTKCKMCSRDSSLDILPDTISKYTIEDSNKFKSIVTFDCRGISIIDFSPRNGFKCCGIETNTKFEDVNLEEKEWVDYDERQNQPVGIYDVQYQFVTTK
- the LOC132951845 gene encoding uncharacterized protein LOC132951845 produces the protein MYARSKTPSMGTPSVYSIHASHLTLRSSNLRSTRSMKSLRVPWYQRPILKDAYFLDTQRGALVIAFYSLFLSIFTLVTSAFDTYCLAMAAPGSTHYGYYVMSYQFVYVGSSWVRNLLVLFSLFSFVVAAVIFVTSLILISALRKEHEKRIVPWLFSFAAFTVFRFIAWLFSSIANDPIFGYNFSMILLGALFSVINVYGWILVYSLYLELFDLTKLEDLAHLRIGTMASLNASTTHSLAGSRPTTPHSTVSTVPV